The following coding sequences lie in one Miscanthus floridulus cultivar M001 chromosome 9, ASM1932011v1, whole genome shotgun sequence genomic window:
- the LOC136480178 gene encoding secreted RxLR effector protein 161-like, whose product MEERLKLMKASIMAKVDATLYQSIVGSLHYLVHMRPDIAFTVDYVSCFMEDPQKDHRAVVKQLLHYVNWTVDHGIVFPKIGRSGLQLTMFSDADMARDIDGWWSTSGMLVFLGSAPISWLSLKQTVVALSTCKVEYVAVAIVACHAMWLCRLLGKLTGVEAHPLALMVDNQPAIAFSKNLVLHGWRKHIDVKFHILRDYVDGWQIVIEFIKTGRQLANVLTKPLGHPWFTKLKKMIDMVEVLGLAVGLREEM is encoded by the coding sequence atggaggagcggctgaagctgatgaaggcTAGTATCatggcgaaggtagatgcaacactctaccagagcattgTTGGCAGTCTgcactacctagtccacatgaggccagacattgcgttcACTGTGGACTACGTCAgctgcttcatggaggatccccaaAAGGATCACAGGGCTGTAGTGAAGCAGCTGCTGCACTACGTCAATTGGACGGTAGATCATGGGATTGTCTTCCCCAAGATAGGCAGAAGTGGACTACAACTCactatgttcagcgatgcagacatggcgaggGACATTGACGGATGGtggagcacctctggcatgctcgtcttccttgggtcggctccaatctcatggctatcgctgaaacagacggtggtggcgctgtccacaTGCAAGGTAGAGTACGTGGCGGTGGCCATAGTGGCGTGCCATGCTATGTGGCTATGTCGGCTGCTGGGCAAGCTGactggtgtggaagctcacccactagcactgatggtggacaaccagcccgccatcgccttCTCAAAGAATCTGGTTCTCCATGGCTGGAGGAAGCACATCGATGTCAAGTTCCACATCCTTAGGGACTATGTCGATGGATGGCaaatcgtcatcgagttcatcaaaactggtcgacaactcgcgaacgtcctcaccaagccgctcggccatCCTTGGTTCACGAAGTTGAAGAAGATGATCgacatggtggaggttctagggttagcagtaggattaaggGAAGAAATGTAA